In one Leptospira levettii genomic region, the following are encoded:
- a CDS encoding TIGR04454 family lipoprotein, translated as MKKSLILALALGLFLANCKSKVYTQEECESALASTFTQIEEEAKKNPAAAPVLAGLQQGKQKMIDQCMEGKFDPNCLKNAPGIAGIMGCVKK; from the coding sequence ATGAAAAAATCTCTTATCCTTGCGCTCGCTCTCGGGCTATTTTTGGCGAATTGTAAATCCAAAGTGTATACCCAAGAAGAGTGTGAATCTGCGCTTGCAAGTACTTTCACTCAAATTGAGGAAGAAGCTAAAAAGAACCCAGCAGCAGCTCCCGTTCTTGCAGGTTTACAACAAGGCAAACAAAAAATGATCGACCAGTGTATGGAAGGAAAATTTGATCCAAACTGCTTAAAAAATGCTCCAGGAATCGCTGGCATTATGGGCTGTGTCAAAAAATAA
- a CDS encoding VOC family protein, protein MIHHIAIGTTHPSHLAAFYLKVPGSKLIKEHFYESGSIRSVWIQFGSILLMLEDGKRESPKNLVFALGISKEAEWREFLASITIVSRTDFTMYFQDPDGNGLGVSTYPEKFPPSLEMS, encoded by the coding sequence ATGATCCATCACATTGCCATAGGAACAACCCATCCAAGCCATTTGGCTGCCTTTTATCTGAAGGTTCCAGGTTCTAAGCTCATAAAAGAACATTTTTATGAATCCGGATCCATTCGTTCTGTCTGGATCCAATTTGGTTCCATTCTCTTGATGTTGGAAGATGGGAAAAGGGAATCACCCAAAAACCTGGTGTTTGCATTGGGAATTTCAAAAGAAGCCGAATGGAGGGAATTTTTGGCATCCATCACCATCGTTTCGCGTACAGACTTTACAATGTATTTTCAAGATCCCGATGGGAATGGACTAGGTGTTAGTACCTACCCAGAAAAATTTCCACCTTCTTTAGAAATGAGTTGA
- a CDS encoding methyl-accepting chemotaxis protein, producing MSIKKKIILISLAVISIIIAGIMIVLSMVVRSTLQHNLEEDTKYISSKVTSDISNTLKSPMKKTFAFRKSYDNGNIISRADAINYLKSLNKENDIAFATYCGFEPNAFDGKDSLYKNTKDHDGTGRFIPYIFRDGDKLFSEPLKNVDDPIQGEFYQKPKSTLQTSITSPYIYKVGKTDMFIVSIMEPILRNGKFIGIAGIDISLTTIKSYLDSLKFADGEGKITLISDNHLVLYDGFTHLSEGLDFRSAADPYFYDRIKNNDTNIYEFNDYFHVAVPISIIEKNDPWFARISVPKSQIQSTLNSIIIVTIGLGILGVTLSILSIYFSFQKLVDRRIQSINASTTKVASGDLRHLIQIDQMDELGSIMVTLNQMIEHLRKLIRIAQKSSGKISETTEKIQNTITELTDLAQNQAASSEEASATVEELNASSETIHSNVLSAVENTETIHQSLGDIQNLMKKILEKVNTFGEISVRANQNAEEGRSMAKETSLAIREIQEKSKTITAFSNVISDIAKRTGLLALNAAIEAARAGESGKGFAVVAEEITKLASQSAESVSQINTLSEEALDSIERGNQQVERLVEVLKKITDEVSLIFISSNEIGPLIEDQSSRTESIYTEVVEITEQVKSIQLSTEEQQRATNELANMTINISNGSQVLSDQSSSMAENAERLGQVTNTLDELLKTFRIEKEV from the coding sequence ATGTCGATCAAAAAGAAAATCATATTGATATCGTTGGCTGTCATCTCTATCATCATTGCAGGGATCATGATTGTCCTTTCGATGGTTGTTAGATCTACATTACAACATAATTTAGAAGAAGATACAAAATACATTTCCTCCAAAGTTACAAGTGACATATCGAACACTCTCAAGTCACCTATGAAAAAAACATTCGCCTTTCGTAAATCCTACGACAATGGGAATATCATTTCTAGGGCAGATGCAATCAATTATCTTAAATCATTAAACAAAGAAAACGACATTGCTTTTGCGACGTATTGTGGTTTTGAACCCAATGCATTTGATGGGAAAGATTCACTTTATAAAAACACAAAAGACCATGATGGAACAGGTAGATTCATTCCCTATATCTTCCGAGATGGAGATAAACTATTCTCTGAACCATTGAAGAATGTTGATGATCCCATTCAGGGAGAATTTTACCAAAAACCAAAATCCACCTTACAAACCAGTATCACATCACCTTACATATATAAGGTTGGAAAAACCGACATGTTCATTGTTTCCATCATGGAACCAATTTTACGAAATGGGAAATTCATAGGGATTGCAGGAATTGACATAAGTCTAACAACTATTAAATCCTATTTAGATTCACTAAAATTTGCGGATGGGGAAGGCAAAATCACTCTGATCTCAGACAATCATTTGGTTTTATATGATGGGTTTACCCACCTTTCAGAAGGATTAGATTTTCGATCAGCAGCAGATCCCTATTTTTATGATCGAATCAAAAACAATGATACAAACATTTACGAATTTAATGATTACTTCCATGTGGCAGTTCCCATCTCCATTATAGAAAAAAACGATCCTTGGTTTGCCCGTATTTCTGTCCCCAAATCCCAAATCCAATCCACTCTCAATTCCATCATCATTGTGACCATTGGACTTGGGATCTTAGGAGTCACTCTTTCCATTTTATCAATTTACTTTAGTTTCCAAAAGTTAGTGGATCGACGTATCCAATCCATCAATGCATCTACCACAAAAGTAGCTTCAGGGGATTTAAGGCACCTCATCCAAATTGACCAGATGGATGAATTGGGTAGTATCATGGTTACTTTAAACCAAATGATCGAACACTTGCGAAAACTAATTCGGATTGCACAAAAATCATCTGGCAAAATTAGCGAAACAACTGAAAAAATTCAAAATACAATCACAGAACTGACTGATTTAGCCCAAAACCAAGCAGCCTCTTCCGAAGAAGCAAGTGCCACAGTAGAAGAGTTAAATGCTTCTTCTGAAACAATCCATAGCAATGTATTAAGTGCTGTTGAAAATACAGAAACCATTCACCAATCGTTAGGTGACATCCAAAACCTAATGAAAAAAATATTAGAAAAAGTGAATACGTTTGGAGAAATTTCCGTTCGAGCCAATCAGAATGCAGAAGAAGGTCGTTCGATGGCAAAGGAAACATCTCTAGCAATCAGAGAAATCCAAGAAAAATCCAAAACCATCACTGCTTTTTCGAATGTAATCTCAGATATTGCAAAACGCACAGGTTTACTTGCATTAAATGCTGCGATTGAAGCTGCAAGGGCAGGTGAATCAGGGAAAGGATTTGCTGTGGTGGCAGAAGAGATCACAAAGTTAGCAAGCCAATCTGCAGAATCGGTATCCCAAATTAATACACTTTCCGAAGAGGCATTGGACTCTATTGAACGTGGGAACCAACAAGTGGAAAGGTTGGTGGAAGTATTAAAAAAAATCACAGATGAAGTGTCACTCATCTTCATCTCTTCCAATGAAATTGGTCCTCTCATAGAAGACCAAAGTTCACGCACGGAAAGTATTTACACAGAAGTGGTTGAAATCACAGAACAAGTTAAGTCGATCCAACTTTCTACAGAAGAACAACAAAGAGCAACCAACGAATTGGCCAATATGACAATTAATATTTCAAATGGATCTCAGGTACTTTCAGACCAATCTTCTTCTATGGCAGAAAATGCAGAAAGATTGGGACAGGTGACAAATACTTTAGATGAGTTATTAAAAACCTTTCGGATCGAAAAAGAAGTGTAA
- a CDS encoding M61 family metallopeptidase: MGKELEGKTISSEIESKPSLQLQFEVSVFDLYKHYYQVRLTVETNLNQISFCLPNWTPGSYMIRDYVTHLHKFEAINPNNHEPIDWEMVDLHRWKLNNLPPKFEITYIIYAFEDFTVRTNYLETEFGFINPPALFLYPEGRLDTPTTVEFKVSEIFPNIYTSLPRDENNFHKFYSNHFDELFDSPFHLSKKNSVFFTAGTTKHELLIEGDVSFDFKTKLSNDLQKITETQIQWMQESPNQYYLFVLNLSLPAYGGLEHKASSINYFNPELIHDDEEYKRLLELLSHEYFHLWNIKRIRPIALGPFDYQKPNLTRELWIAEGFTSFYDAYFLYHAGFLNLEEYLSKLQSDIFSLEDNDADFWMSLEESSFTAWTKYYKRNGNSHNITVSYYTKGGVLALCMNLFLLQESKEKKTIRHLFHKLNDIFVKEKQRGFTKQEFFDVAKEVTGVDLKLEFNEYLETPKPIPVDVYLDHIGIHRIQTDLIGDTGFKTKEKNGNLYVQKILHKSNNESIDLMLDDEILAINGKRANNSILQKLEKNLRPGEKFHLILSRAGKIKETMVTASGLYKTRKFVVSEDCSAEKKELREYFLRNIV, encoded by the coding sequence ATGGGAAAAGAGTTAGAAGGGAAAACAATCTCCTCGGAGATAGAGTCTAAGCCATCACTGCAATTACAATTTGAAGTTAGCGTATTTGACTTATACAAACATTATTACCAAGTGCGATTGACCGTTGAAACCAATCTAAATCAAATTAGTTTTTGTTTGCCAAATTGGACTCCTGGGTCTTATATGATTCGCGATTATGTTACCCACTTACATAAATTTGAAGCCATAAACCCTAACAACCATGAACCCATTGATTGGGAAATGGTGGACTTACACCGATGGAAATTAAACAACCTCCCTCCAAAATTTGAAATCACTTATATCATTTATGCTTTTGAAGATTTTACTGTCAGAACCAACTACTTAGAAACTGAATTTGGATTCATTAACCCACCTGCTCTTTTTTTGTACCCAGAAGGTAGGTTGGATACACCAACCACAGTGGAGTTTAAAGTCTCTGAAATTTTCCCAAATATTTACACAAGTTTACCAAGAGATGAGAATAATTTTCATAAATTTTATTCCAATCATTTTGATGAACTTTTTGATTCACCATTCCATCTTAGCAAAAAAAACTCAGTATTTTTTACAGCTGGCACCACCAAACATGAATTACTCATCGAAGGAGACGTCTCATTTGACTTCAAAACAAAACTCTCTAACGATTTACAAAAAATCACTGAAACACAAATCCAATGGATGCAGGAAAGCCCCAATCAGTACTACTTATTTGTTTTGAATTTAAGTTTACCAGCTTATGGTGGATTAGAACACAAAGCATCCAGTATCAATTATTTTAATCCTGAACTCATTCATGATGATGAGGAATACAAACGATTATTAGAACTCTTATCCCACGAATACTTTCACCTTTGGAATATCAAACGTATTCGTCCTATCGCTCTTGGTCCATTTGATTACCAGAAACCAAACTTAACGCGTGAACTTTGGATTGCAGAAGGTTTTACAAGCTTTTACGATGCTTATTTTTTATACCACGCAGGTTTCTTAAATTTAGAGGAATATTTAAGCAAACTACAGTCTGATATTTTTTCATTGGAGGACAATGATGCTGATTTTTGGATGAGTTTAGAAGAGTCCTCTTTCACAGCATGGACAAAATATTATAAAAGGAATGGGAATAGTCATAATATAACCGTTTCTTATTATACAAAAGGTGGAGTCCTTGCTTTATGTATGAATTTATTTTTATTACAGGAATCTAAAGAAAAAAAAACAATCAGACATTTATTCCATAAACTAAACGACATTTTTGTAAAAGAAAAACAACGAGGATTCACCAAACAAGAGTTTTTTGATGTTGCAAAAGAAGTTACGGGTGTCGATTTAAAATTAGAATTTAACGAATATCTTGAAACCCCAAAACCAATTCCAGTAGATGTTTATTTAGACCATATCGGAATCCATCGGATTCAAACTGATTTAATTGGTGATACTGGGTTTAAAACAAAAGAAAAAAACGGGAACCTTTATGTTCAAAAAATTCTTCATAAATCAAACAACGAATCCATCGATTTAATGTTAGATGATGAAATATTAGCGATAAATGGAAAACGGGCAAATAATTCAATTCTGCAAAAATTGGAAAAAAACCTAAGACCAGGTGAAAAGTTCCATTTGATCCTTTCCAGAGCTGGAAAAATCAAAGAAACGATGGTGACTGCTTCTGGTTTGTACAAAACAAGAAAATTCGTGGTCTCGGAAGATTGTAGTGCTGAAAAAAAAGAACTCAGAGAATATTTTTTAAGGAACATTGTCTAA
- a CDS encoding magnesium transporter CorA family protein, whose protein sequence is MPAIFNYILTPSSKEEVLLDTPLPLSHKHPKHWIHLTAENEEKLTFLFQKHNIHQLTIEDILNPNSRIKLEKFPNYIFFIFRGFHFERNQLTQKNFNFILTPNQIISLTLDYRDSIGNMIEDWKTNNKVLSKGYEFIVHKILDIETDHTLAITQKIEERIEHFEDQIFSNAKSLDISNVYSLRSSLLSIKKGMLQNKEVLEDLEKIKNSFFSDEADAFFRDVRDHSIRILELVDSNIESISSALEAHIAISTRKTNEIMKILTIMTAIMLPMSLVAGIYGMNFRHMPTLEWEYGFISAIAAMGLLGLLMLVYFRIKRWY, encoded by the coding sequence ATGCCTGCTATATTTAATTACATCCTAACTCCCTCTTCAAAGGAAGAAGTATTATTAGATACCCCACTCCCCTTGTCTCATAAACATCCAAAACATTGGATTCATTTAACAGCCGAAAACGAAGAAAAACTCACATTTTTATTCCAGAAACACAATATCCACCAATTGACAATTGAGGACATTCTAAATCCAAATAGCCGTATCAAATTAGAAAAATTTCCCAATTATATATTCTTTATTTTCCGAGGATTCCATTTCGAACGGAACCAACTCACACAGAAAAATTTTAACTTTATCCTAACTCCAAACCAAATCATTTCCCTCACCTTGGACTATCGAGACAGTATAGGGAATATGATTGAGGACTGGAAAACAAATAATAAAGTTTTATCCAAAGGATATGAGTTTATCGTACATAAAATATTGGATATAGAGACGGATCACACTTTAGCAATCACACAAAAAATTGAAGAACGTATCGAACATTTTGAAGATCAAATTTTTAGCAATGCAAAGTCTTTGGATATCAGTAACGTGTATAGTCTACGATCAAGTTTACTTTCAATCAAAAAAGGAATGTTACAAAACAAAGAAGTTTTGGAAGATTTAGAAAAAATCAAAAATAGTTTTTTTAGTGATGAAGCAGATGCTTTTTTTCGTGACGTACGTGACCATTCGATTCGCATTTTAGAACTTGTGGATAGCAATATTGAATCTATTTCATCAGCACTAGAAGCTCATATTGCCATCTCTACAAGAAAAACCAATGAAATCATGAAAATTCTAACGATTATGACTGCTATTATGTTACCGATGTCTCTTGTTGCTGGAATTTATGGAATGAATTTTAGACATATGCCTACATTGGAATGGGAATATGGTTTTATCTCAGCCATTGCTGCAATGGGACTTCTCGGTTTACTGATGTTAGTTTATTTTAGAATCAAACGTTGGTATTAA
- a CDS encoding SDR family NAD(P)-dependent oxidoreductase, whose protein sequence is MELKESIVLVTGGSGGIGREIVRTLVLAGFSVWNLDKVRPKEPILQETYREVDLSETPFVVERSLSKILMESSDMGEIYGIVHTAGFGGPYHPITEVSIEEWESIFRINLTSLYLLSKIVLPIFKKLKFGRIVAIASSLSIVGSGNSVAYSASKHGLVGFIKSIADEWGKFGITANAISPGYVDTNMGIQEDQVSDHKSKIINQTPVKRIADPSEIARVVNFLLQKESGYITGANWTVDGGITAI, encoded by the coding sequence ATGGAACTCAAGGAATCGATTGTTCTTGTGACAGGTGGCAGTGGCGGGATTGGACGTGAGATCGTGAGAACCTTAGTCCTTGCGGGGTTTTCCGTCTGGAATCTCGACAAAGTTCGTCCGAAAGAACCCATTTTACAAGAGACCTACCGAGAAGTGGACCTATCCGAAACACCTTTTGTGGTCGAAAGGAGTTTGTCCAAAATCCTTATGGAATCTTCCGATATGGGAGAGATTTATGGAATCGTTCATACAGCAGGTTTTGGTGGACCTTATCATCCAATCACGGAAGTATCCATTGAAGAGTGGGAATCCATTTTTCGTATCAATCTCACGAGTTTGTATCTGCTTTCTAAAATTGTACTTCCTATCTTTAAAAAATTAAAATTTGGAAGGATTGTCGCCATTGCATCTTCTTTGTCCATTGTAGGTTCTGGAAATTCGGTTGCTTATTCTGCCTCCAAACATGGATTAGTTGGATTTATCAAATCAATTGCAGATGAATGGGGTAAATTTGGAATCACTGCCAATGCGATTAGTCCAGGATATGTAGATACAAATATGGGTATCCAAGAAGACCAAGTTTCTGATCATAAATCAAAAATCATCAACCAAACACCTGTAAAACGAATCGCAGATCCTTCAGAAATCGCTCGTGTTGTAAATTTTCTTTTGCAAAAAGAATCTGGTTATATCACTGGAGCCAATTGGACCGTTGATGGTGGAATCACAGCCATTTAA
- a CDS encoding SDR family oxidoreductase: MTNKTHVFIFGIGSGIGEGLYNRFQKEKDPNSLVFGFSRKGKKELSTFSLESSGTYQFDAKDNQTFVQFESLLNGLFDGKPKNSVSILVYFALGDGVFGPVSELSDVDLQSHLDLNVVSLLKLSRSFAKHLPKCSESTFVFLGSTAGKQGFPESALYCASKHAVLGICRALREEWKPFGSKVVHVSLGAVATEIWDTRPTFDKKDMISVSDISEYLWCISQLPKSIFVDDLSITPKKGIL; this comes from the coding sequence ATGACAAATAAGACCCACGTTTTTATTTTCGGAATTGGTTCTGGAATTGGTGAGGGTCTTTACAATCGATTCCAAAAAGAAAAGGATCCAAACAGTCTTGTATTTGGATTTTCTAGAAAAGGGAAAAAAGAATTATCCACTTTTTCCTTGGAATCATCTGGAACCTATCAGTTTGATGCAAAAGACAACCAAACATTTGTTCAATTTGAATCATTGTTAAATGGTTTGTTTGATGGAAAACCCAAAAATTCTGTTTCAATACTCGTATACTTTGCATTAGGTGATGGAGTCTTTGGTCCAGTTTCGGAACTTTCCGATGTAGATTTACAGTCACATTTGGATTTAAATGTTGTTTCCCTTCTTAAACTTTCCCGCAGTTTTGCGAAACATTTACCAAAATGTTCCGAATCTACCTTTGTATTTTTAGGATCCACTGCTGGAAAACAAGGGTTCCCCGAATCTGCTCTTTATTGTGCTTCCAAACATGCTGTCCTTGGGATCTGCCGGGCCTTACGCGAAGAATGGAAACCATTTGGATCGAAGGTGGTCCATGTAAGCCTTGGGGCGGTCGCAACCGAGATTTGGGACACAAGACCAACATTTGACAAGAAAGACATGATTTCAGTTTCGGACATTTCCGAGTATTTGTGGTGTATTTCGCAGTTGCCAAAATCTATCTTTGTGGATGACTTATCCATTACCCCAAAGAAAGGAATTTTATAG
- the mtnB gene encoding methylthioribulose 1-phosphate dehydratase, whose amino-acid sequence MDLITSLQEITNLSHLYYSRQWMFATAGNLSTRDNQTHNQFWITASGKHKGELKDSDFVCVSTIDGSLVQANDGLKPSAETSIHQVLYSQMPDVGSCLHVHTIDSNLLEFGVGKEEGFKEIPLPPIEIIKAFGIWDEKPNLTMPVFYNHTHVPTIANEIKRYFQNHGIPKVPFLLIEGHGPTVWGKTIAEANKHLEAVHFLLQVMARRI is encoded by the coding sequence TTGGATTTGATCACTTCTTTACAGGAAATCACCAATCTTTCCCATCTCTATTATTCACGGCAGTGGATGTTCGCCACTGCTGGGAATCTCTCTACCCGAGACAACCAAACCCACAACCAATTTTGGATCACGGCTTCTGGCAAACACAAAGGAGAACTAAAAGATTCCGATTTTGTTTGTGTATCGACAATAGATGGTAGTCTTGTCCAAGCAAACGATGGATTAAAACCATCAGCAGAAACATCCATCCACCAAGTATTGTATTCTCAGATGCCTGACGTTGGATCCTGTCTCCATGTCCACACGATTGATTCCAACTTACTGGAGTTTGGTGTTGGAAAAGAAGAAGGATTCAAAGAGATACCCCTTCCTCCCATCGAAATCATCAAGGCTTTTGGGATTTGGGACGAAAAACCGAACCTGACAATGCCCGTTTTTTATAACCACACACATGTTCCCACCATTGCAAATGAAATCAAACGATACTTTCAAAACCATGGGATTCCCAAAGTTCCCTTCCTTCTCATTGAAGGCCATGGCCCAACAGTTTGGGGGAAAACGATCGCAGAAGCCAACAAACACTTAGAAGCCGTTCATTTCCTTTTGCAGGTGATGGCACGTAGGATATGA
- the efp gene encoding elongation factor P, whose translation MNLGITEVKKGMILKIENELYSVVKTEFVNPGKGSAFIRTKLKNIVRDSSIERTFKAAEKLESVDLERRKMQYCYADGDQIIFMDVNDYEQIPVSKDYVEDILPFMKEETPVEVSFYNDKPIGVTPPNFAILEVTYAEDGLKGDTTGLALKRVTVETGGEVQVPIFIKQGDTVKIDLRDLSYVERVNK comes from the coding sequence ATGAACTTAGGCATTACAGAAGTAAAAAAAGGGATGATCCTCAAGATTGAGAATGAGCTTTATTCCGTCGTCAAAACAGAATTTGTGAACCCAGGAAAGGGTTCTGCTTTTATCCGCACCAAACTCAAAAACATTGTCCGTGATTCTTCCATTGAAAGAACCTTCAAAGCAGCAGAGAAATTGGAAAGTGTGGATTTGGAACGTCGTAAGATGCAGTATTGTTACGCAGACGGTGACCAAATCATTTTTATGGACGTCAACGATTACGAACAGATCCCTGTTTCAAAAGACTATGTGGAAGACATCCTTCCCTTTATGAAAGAAGAAACACCAGTGGAAGTTTCTTTTTATAATGACAAACCAATTGGAGTCACACCTCCGAACTTTGCTATTTTGGAAGTGACTTACGCAGAAGACGGATTAAAAGGTGACACCACTGGTCTAGCTCTCAAACGAGTGACTGTAGAAACGGGTGGCGAAGTCCAAGTACCGATCTTTATCAAACAAGGGGATACGGTGAAAATCGATCTTCGTGATTTGAGTTACGTGGAGCGCGTTAACAAATAG
- a CDS encoding KamA family radical SAM protein: protein MTWSDWKWQLQNRITTLADLEKEITLTEEERDSFARAYERFQFAVTPYYLQQLDKNNPHCPIRKQILPRAGELVRKPNETDDPLAEETHMPVKGVTHRYPDRAIWYISHVCAVYCRFCTRKRKVSDPEETPNRMEWGKALDYFRTQTKLREVILSGGDPLTLSDSTLDTLLSELKQIPHLNQIRIHTRHPVTMPMRLTESLNSVFSKHFPLYMVTHFNHPNEISEETKFYVMRMIKEGHVSVFNQSVLLSGINDDAEILSDLNYKLISIGIKPYYLHQCDEVFGSSDFVVPMEKGIEIYRKLRGHHSGITIPNYVKDLTGGGGKVLLSPKYLQKKTENGYLFQNYLGDEYEVGH, encoded by the coding sequence ATGACTTGGTCCGATTGGAAATGGCAATTGCAAAACCGCATCACTACCTTAGCGGATTTGGAAAAAGAAATCACTCTCACAGAGGAAGAAAGGGATTCCTTTGCACGCGCCTATGAAAGGTTCCAATTTGCAGTCACTCCCTATTATTTACAACAATTGGACAAAAACAACCCCCATTGTCCTATCCGCAAACAAATCCTACCTCGGGCGGGGGAACTAGTTCGCAAACCCAATGAAACTGATGACCCGCTAGCTGAGGAAACACATATGCCTGTGAAAGGTGTGACCCACCGTTACCCTGACCGTGCGATCTGGTACATCTCTCATGTTTGTGCGGTGTACTGCCGTTTTTGTACACGGAAACGAAAGGTCTCCGATCCAGAAGAAACTCCCAATCGTATGGAATGGGGAAAAGCTTTGGATTACTTTCGCACACAAACTAAACTCCGGGAAGTGATCCTCTCTGGAGGTGACCCACTCACCCTTTCTGATTCGACTTTGGATACACTGCTTTCGGAACTCAAACAAATCCCTCATTTGAACCAAATCCGAATCCACACTCGTCACCCAGTGACCATGCCCATGCGGCTCACCGAAAGTTTAAATTCTGTGTTTTCCAAACACTTCCCACTTTACATGGTCACTCATTTTAACCATCCCAATGAAATTTCAGAAGAAACGAAATTTTATGTTATGCGAATGATTAAAGAAGGGCATGTATCCGTTTTTAACCAATCCGTTTTGTTATCTGGAATTAATGATGACGCTGAAATTTTATCTGACTTAAATTACAAACTGATATCCATCGGAATCAAACCTTATTACCTCCACCAATGTGATGAAGTTTTTGGAAGTTCTGATTTTGTTGTACCTATGGAAAAAGGGATAGAGATTTATCGTAAACTTCGTGGCCACCACTCAGGGATCACAATCCCTAATTATGTAAAAGACCTAACTGGTGGTGGTGGAAAAGTTTTATTATCACCGAAGTATTTACAAAAAAAAACAGAGAATGGATACCTCTTTCAAAATTATTTAGGAGATGAATATGAAGTGGGCCATTAA
- the msrB gene encoding peptide-methionine (R)-S-oxide reductase MsrB gives MKRNVVVSSLSVLVLTLFTSFCCSPKATEKAKKPENPELRKKLTDLQYRVTQEDETEPPFQNEYWNNHEDGIYVDIVSKEPLFSSKDKFESGTGWPSFTKPLVKSNVVEIEDNSYGMIRTEVRSKLGDSHLGHVFDDGPKPTGKRYCMNSASMEFIPKSKLKERGYDSFLKEFNP, from the coding sequence ATGAAACGAAATGTAGTGGTTTCTTCCCTTTCTGTCCTGGTTTTGACATTGTTCACTTCGTTCTGTTGTTCTCCAAAGGCTACAGAAAAGGCAAAAAAACCAGAAAATCCCGAGTTACGTAAAAAACTGACCGACCTTCAATACCGTGTAACACAAGAAGACGAAACAGAACCCCCTTTTCAAAATGAATACTGGAACAATCATGAAGATGGGATCTATGTCGACATCGTCTCCAAAGAACCACTTTTTAGTTCCAAGGACAAATTTGAATCAGGAACAGGATGGCCAAGTTTTACCAAACCACTTGTGAAATCCAATGTTGTCGAAATTGAAGACAATTCCTATGGAATGATACGAACAGAAGTTAGGTCAAAATTAGGAGATTCGCATTTGGGGCATGTATTTGATGATGGTCCAAAACCCACTGGCAAACGGTATTGTATGAATTCGGCTTCGATGGAATTTATACCCAAATCAAAACTGAAAGAAAGAGGGTATGATTCTTTTTTAAAAGAATTTAATCCGTAA